The Hermetia illucens chromosome 2, iHerIll2.2.curated.20191125, whole genome shotgun sequence genomic interval CTGATAATACTAGAAACTACGttaaaaaaatttttcggaACCAGTTTAGCTTTTCAAGATGTTTCGAACAGTTGTGTTTCTGTTGGTTCTCGGAGCCGTCTGGGCGTCCCTTCCTCCCTTTCAAAGCTTTGATCATGGGACAGATGGCAAAATTGTTGGAGGTCAAGCCACAGACATTTCGAAATTCCCACACCAAGTATCACTCCGAAGTGGGGATTTCCACTTTTGCGGAGGTTCGATTTATCGTACCAACATTATCATCACCGCAGCCCATTGTTTCTATGGATTACCTTGGCCGAATCTAAACGTTGTTTCTGGGGCATCCAAGAAAAGCGAGGGAGGATTGAGTACAGCAGTAAAGGAAATCGTCCTTCATCCATATTTTGACGATGAGATAATGGACTACGATGTGGCTATTCTTCTTCTCGAGGAAGGAATTCCATTTGATGATACCAGACAGCCAATCGCCTTGCCTGCCGCGAATTCGAAAACTGTTGATGGCTCCAGAGCATACGTTAGTGGTTGGGGTGCTACTTTAGAAGGAGGGTCGTCACCTGATCAGTTGCAATATGTAGCTGTAATGACTATGGATCGTCAGAAATGCGCTGAAGCCTACCAAAAGGTCGACTATCCGGTAACTGAGAGGATGATATGTGCTGGTGAGGAAACCGGGGGAAAAGACGCTTGTCAAGGAGACTCCGGGGGACCTCTTGTGTTGCAGAACAAATTGATAGGCATCGTGTCGTGGGGCGTGGGCTGCGCCCGCTCTGAATATCCCGGAGTGTATTCAAATGTTGCCATTCTCCGCCAATGGATAGATCAAACAGTGGAAAAACTCACGAGCGGAACTAATGTTTAATGGTAAATTATGAAGTCCAAAAATAAAACTAACGTTAACCTGTAAATATGAGgcgtttttcaataaattttttgaTTGTTATTTGATTAAAAATTGTAATGAATTATTAGAATTGATTAAATGAGCGAATCGAAAATGAAAGCCCTTGAaagcttttattttttgataaggTAATATTTGCTCATTTGTCTGAATTCGAAAATATTAATTACATTTTGAATTGGATACTTAAATCCAACATGTGCATTACACTGTACTTCGTAATTAAATCTAATTAACTACAGTAGCGATATTGTGATAAGATAAGACGTTTATCTGATATATCTCGTATCAACGGTTATCATTTTGCTACACTTGCCTTTACGGGGCTTTATTGGAATTATTGAATGGAATCTGGCGTATTAATTCCCGAATAACATAATTGGAAACCTGAACGATTTATTAACTTCTCTTCTAAGAAATAGCAAAAAGTATGTACGCAACCACGTCAACAAAAATCCCGAACGAGTCAAaagtttgaattaatataatgtACTTGCAACCCTAAACTAAGGTGTGATCAATATGC includes:
- the LOC119649959 gene encoding trypsin-4-like → MFRTVVFLLVLGAVWASLPPFQSFDHGTDGKIVGGQATDISKFPHQVSLRSGDFHFCGGSIYRTNIIITAAHCFYGLPWPNLNVVSGASKKSEGGLSTAVKEIVLHPYFDDEIMDYDVAILLLEEGIPFDDTRQPIALPAANSKTVDGSRAYVSGWGATLEGGSSPDQLQYVAVMTMDRQKCAEAYQKVDYPVTERMICAGEETGGKDACQGDSGGPLVLQNKLIGIVSWGVGCARSEYPGVYSNVAILRQWIDQTVEKLTSGTNV